A single region of the Lotus japonicus ecotype B-129 chromosome 4, LjGifu_v1.2 genome encodes:
- the LOC130714767 gene encoding DNA replication licensing factor MCM5: MSGWDEGGVYYSDQAHSWDDAGLTESEAGASNHSLLQKFKEFIRNFETGNNYFPYRESLLKDPSFLLVDFEDLGTFDDALPGKLRANPADFLPLFETAAAQVLVSLKTKVPGDTGEMEDPAPRDVQVLLTSKEDPVPMRSLGAQYISKLVKIAGITIAASRTKAKATYVTLICKNCRNVKQVPCRPGLGGAIVPRSCDHAPQPGEEPCPIDPWLVVPDKSKYVDQQTLKLQENPEDVPTGELPRNLLLSVDRQLVQKVVPGSRLTIIGIYSIYQASNSSTSQKGAVAIRQPYIRVVGMEDENDAKSRGPDITEKEKEEFRKFAARPDAYEAICKKVAPSIFGHQDIKKAVACLLFGGSRKNLPDGVKLRGDINVLLLGDPSTAKSQFLKFVEKTAPIAVYTSGKGSSAAGLTASVIQDSSTREFYLEGGAMVLADGGVVCIDEFDKMRPEDRVAIHEAMEQQTISIAKAGITTVLNSRTSVLAAANPPSGRYDDLKTAQDNIDLQTTILSRFDLIFIVKDIRSYDQDKEIAGHIIKIHSDASGVTMGESNVSKEENWLKRYLQYCRRECHPRLSESAAESLQTDYVKIRQDMRQQANETGEAAAIPITVRQLEAIVRLSEALAKMKLSNVATEEHVKEATRLFTVATMDAAKSGINQQINLTPEMANEIKQAETQIKRRLGIGNHISERRLIDDLGRMGMNESIVRRALVIMHQRDEVEYKRERRVVFRKA; the protein is encoded by the exons ATGTCAGGGTGGGACGAAGGAGGCGTGTACTACAGCGACCAAGCGCACTCATGGGACGACGCCGGCCTCACCGAATCGGAAGCCGGCGCCTCCAATCACTCCCTCCTCCAGAAGTTCAAGGAATTCATCCGAAACTTCGAAACCGGCAACAACTACTTCCCTTACAGAGAGAGCCTCCTCAAGGACCCTAGCTTCCTCCTCGTCGATTTTGAAGATCTCGGCACCTTCGATGATGCCCTTCCCGGCAAGCTCCGCGCTAACCCCGCCGATTTCTTGCCCCTG TTCGAGACGGCGGCGGCGCAGGTTCTGGTGAGTTTGAAGACCAAGGTGCCTGGGGATACCGGAGAAATGGAGGATCCGGCGCCTAGGGATGTTCAGGTTCTCCTCACCTCCAAGGAGGATCCAGTGCCTATGAGATCGCTAGGG GCTCAATACATATCGAAGCTTGTTAAAATTGCTGGGATTACTATTGCTGCGTCGAGGACGAAGGCAAAGGCAACTTATGTCACCCTGATATGTAAGAACTGCAGGAATGTGAAGCAAGTTCCGTGTAGGCCTGGACTTGGGGGAGCAATTGTTCCTCGTTCCTGTGATCACGCTCCTCAG CCTGGAGAAGAACCTTGCCCAATTGATCCGTGGCTTGTAGTTCCTGACAAAAGCAAGTACGTTGATCAACAAACATTGAAGCTGCAAGAAAATCCGGAG GATGTTCCAACTGGAGAACTCCCTAGAAACCTGCTTCTCTCTGTAGATCGTCAACTTGTTCAAAAAGTAGTACCAGGCTCAAGATTGACAATCATTGGAATCTATAGTATCTACCAGGCTTCCAACTCTTCTACATC CCAAAAAGGAGCCGTTGCAATTAGACAGCCTTACATTAGGGTCGTAGGAATGGAGGATGAAAATGATGCCAAGTCCCGAGGACCAGATATTACAGAAAAAGAG AAAGAAGAATTCAGAAAGTTTGCAGCTCGCCCTGATGCATATGAAGCAATATGTAAAAAGGTTGCTCCATCTATATTTGGACATCAGGATATAAAAAAGGCTGTGGCCTGTCTTCTATTTGGAGGATCGAGAAAG AATTTGCCAGATGGAGTGAAATTAAGAGGTGATATTAATGTGTTGCTTCTGGGGGATCCGTCTACAGCAAAGTCACAG TTTCTCAAGTTTGTTGAAAAGACAGCTCCTATTGCTGTTTATACTTCTGGGAAAGGGTCTTCAGCTGCTGGGCTCACAGCTTCTGTAATTCAAGATAGCAGCACT CGCGAGTTTTATCTTGAAGGAGGAGCTATGGTCTTGGCTGATGGAGGTGTGGTCTGCATCGATGAGTTTGACAAGATGAGACCAGAAGATAG AGTTGCCATTCATGAAGCCATGGAACAGCAAACTATATCCATAGCCAAAGCAGGAATAACAACTGTTCTTAATTCAAGAACTTCTGTTCTTGCTGCTGCCAACCCTCCTTCAGGACGTTATGACGATCTCAAG ACTGCACAGGACAACATTGATTTACAGACCACTATTCTTTCTAGATTTGATTTAATCTTCATTGTGAAGGACATCAGGTCGTACGACCAAGATAAG GAAATAGCTGGTCATATCATTAAGATTCATTCAGATGCTTCTGGTGTAACAATGGGTGAGAGTAATGTTTCCAAAGAAGAGAATTGGCTGAAGAG GTATTTGCAATATTGTCGAAGAGAGTGCCACCCTCGTCTATCGGAATCTgcagcagaatcactgcagacTGACTATGTAAAAATCAGACAG gATATGAGGCAGCAAGCAAATGAAACTGGAGAAGCTGCTGCAATACCAATTACTGTAAGGCAGCTGGAAGCTATTGTTAGGCTGAGTGAGGCACTTGCAAAGATGAAACT ATCTAATGTCGCAACTGAGGAGCATGTGAAAGAAGCAACAAGGCTTTTCACTGTGGCTACGATGGACGCAGCTAAGTCAGGAATAAACCAACAAATTAATCTTACACCTGAAATGGCGAATGAGATAAAG CAAGCCGAAACCCAGATAAAGAGAAGACTTGGGATTGGAAACCACATATCAGAAAGAAGGCTGATTGATGACCTCGGAAGAATGGGAATGAATGAATCTATT GTGAGAAGAGCCCTTGTTATCATGCACCAGAGAGACGAAGTAGAGTACAAGCGAGAAAGGCGTGTTGTATTCAGGAAAGCATAA
- the LOC130715750 gene encoding uncharacterized protein LOC130715750 — protein MEESQKLTEYERKRLDNIRRNEEMVAALKLHSKAAKLAKRPRVAKKEIWEKIPKIETETPVVLRRSARARGAPPDYTGLVDPVLSNALAYKFPTRAKPGVKTLGPLSMSDGHRGSHAQSDRAFLDSLLGMASEEEKKLGGSRKSGKILNGNGAKRGKKTNEGSLNLESLNLDPENIARVVPERIVQVQFFPSSSNKMIVVGDKGGHIGFWGVGKRLTYLYRPHQAPISGISVQQRCLSKIYTSCYDGVVRLMDAEKEIFDLVFTSDDEGIFSLSQPKNDSNCIYFGDGSGGFTVWDCRTGKCSSSWALHENKINTIDFNCENPHIVATGSTDRTACTWDLRYTGGDKPTALKTLTHQKYVQSAYFSPSGCSLATTCADNTISIYSGVNLEDATSIYHDNFTGRWLSPFRAIWGWDDSYLFIGNMKRGVDVVSATERAIVTTLQSPHMSAIPCRFNAHFTEVGMLAGATGGGQVYIWTL, from the exons ATGGAGGAGTCTCAGAAACTCACCGAGTACGAACGCAAGCGACTCGACAACATTCGCCGCAACGAAGAAATGGTGGCTGCTCTCAAACTCCATTCCAAAGCCGCCAAACTCGCCAAGCGTCCAAG GGTCGCAAAAAAAGAGATATGGGAGAAGATACCCAAAATCGAAACTGAAACCCCAGTTGTTCTCCGGCGCTCCGCGCGAGCAAGGGGTGCTCCACCCGATTACACAGGTTTAGTGGATCCTGTACTTTCCAACGCCCTCGCTTACAAATTTCCCACCAGAGCTAAACCTGGTGTCAAAACTTTGGGTCCTCTTTCCATGTCGGATGGTCATAGAGGTTCGCACGCTCAATCCGATCGCGCTTTCTTGGATTCGCTTCTGGGTATGGCCAGcgaggaagaaaaaaaacttgGTGGTAGCAGAAAATCTGGGAAAATTCTGAATGGTAATGGTGCGAAAAGGGGGAAGAAGACAAATGAGGGTTCCCTTAATTTGGAATCTCTGAATTTGGATCCCGAGAATATAGCAAGGGTTGTTCCTGAAAGGATAGTTCAAGTCCAATTTTTTCCTTCTAGTAGTAACAAGATGATTGTTGTGGGTGATAAGGGTGGGCATATTGGATTCTGGGGTGTTGGGAAAAGGTTAACTTATTTATACCGTCCCCATCAGGCTCCGATTTCGGGGATTTCGGTTCAGCAACGTTGTTTGTCTAAG ATATACACAAGTTGTTATGATGGAGTTGTTCGGCTAATGGATGCTGAGAAGGAAATCTTTGATTTGGTGTTTACGAGTGATGATGAAGGGatattttctctttctcaaccaaagaatGATTCAAACTGTATATACTTTGGTGATGGTTCTGGGGGTTTCACTGTTTGGGATTGCAGGACTGGAAAATGTTCATCCAGTTGGGCTTTGCATGAAAATAAGATTAACACAATCGATTTCAACTGTGAAAACCCTCACATTGTAGCTACTGGTTCCACTGATAGAACTGCCTGCACCTGGGATTTGAGATATACTGGTGGGGATAAGCCCACAGCCTTGAAGACTCTTACCCACCAAAAGTATGTGCAATCTGCGTACTTCTCTCCTTCTGGATGCAGCCTTGCAACTACATG CGCGGACAACACAATTAGTATATACAGTGGAGTTAACTTGGAGGATGCAACTTCTATTTATCATGACAATTTCACCGGTAGATGGCTTTCTCCTTTCAG AGCAATATGGGGTTGGGATGACTCATATCTCTTCATCGGAAATATGAAAAGAGGAGTTGACGTTGTCTCTGCTACTGAAAGGGCAATAGTTACGACTCTACAGAGCCCACACATGTCTGCCATTCCTTGCAGATTCAATGCTCACTTTACCGAAGTTGGGATGCTAGCAGGAGCAACAGGCGGAGGTCAGGTCTATATTTGGACGTTGTAA